One segment of Xanthomonas oryzae pv. oryzae DNA contains the following:
- a CDS encoding methionine ABC transporter ATP-binding protein, whose translation MIEFQRLHKSYSVDGRQIVALHPLDLRIGPGEVFGIIGHSGAGKSTLIRLINRLEEPSGGRLLIGDEDVTALDSQGLRALRRRIGMIFQHFNLLSARTVAGNVAFPLELVGTPRAEIDARVAELLARVGLQEQANQYPAQLSGGQKQRVGIARALATGPQILLCDEATSALDPQTTASVLQLLAQINRELGLTIVLITHEMDVIRRVCDRVAVLDAGKLVETGPVTEVFLHPKHVTTRRFVSEAEHLDEAELHRDFAAVGGRIVRLTFLGNGTYEPVLGRIARDTGVDYNILSGRVDRIKDTPYGQLIVALTGGDQTAARAGFVAAGVQVEDLRV comes from the coding sequence GTGATCGAGTTTCAGCGCCTGCACAAGTCCTATTCCGTCGACGGTCGTCAGATCGTGGCGCTGCATCCGCTCGATTTGCGGATCGGCCCCGGTGAGGTGTTCGGCATCATCGGCCATTCCGGTGCCGGCAAGTCCACGCTGATCCGGCTGATCAACCGGCTGGAAGAGCCCAGCGGCGGTCGTCTGCTGATCGGCGACGAGGACGTGACCGCGCTGGACAGCCAGGGCCTGCGTGCCTTGCGTCGCCGCATCGGCATGATTTTCCAGCACTTCAACCTGCTGTCCGCGCGGACCGTGGCCGGCAATGTCGCCTTCCCGCTTGAACTGGTCGGCACGCCGCGTGCCGAGATCGATGCGCGCGTGGCCGAGCTGCTGGCCCGGGTCGGGCTGCAGGAGCAGGCCAACCAGTATCCGGCGCAGCTATCGGGCGGACAGAAGCAGCGCGTGGGCATTGCGCGCGCGCTGGCCACCGGGCCGCAGATCCTGCTGTGCGACGAGGCCACCAGCGCGCTGGACCCGCAGACCACCGCCTCGGTGCTGCAGCTGCTGGCGCAGATCAATCGCGAGCTCGGTCTGACCATCGTGCTGATCACCCATGAGATGGACGTGATCCGTCGCGTCTGCGACCGCGTGGCGGTGCTGGACGCCGGTAAGCTGGTGGAAACCGGCCCGGTGACCGAGGTGTTCCTGCATCCCAAACACGTCACCACCCGGCGCTTCGTGTCCGAAGCCGAGCATCTGGACGAAGCCGAACTGCATCGCGATTTCGCCGCCGTTGGCGGGCGCATCGTGCGGCTGACCTTCCTGGGCAACGGCACCTACGAACCTGTTTTGGGCCGCATCGCCCGCGACACCGGGGTGGACTACAACATCCTGTCCGGGCGGGTGGATCGCATCAAGGACACGCCCTACGGCCAGCTCATCGTCGCCCTGACCGGTGGCGACCAGACCGCTGCGCGCGCCGGCTTCGTCGCTGCCGGTGTGCAGGTGGAGGATCTGCGCGTATGA
- a CDS encoding methionine ABC transporter permease, with protein MNPIVAAAGGFFRNLDAAKWGDIGQATLDTLLMLAGALPLTLLIGLPLGVALFLCGAPQLRRRPLLYGALAALINLLRSVPFIILMIAMIPLTLMLMGTSLGVRGAILPLVVGAAPFYARLVETALREVDRGIIEATQAMGASTRQLVLRVLLPEARPGLIAGATVTTIALIGFTAMGGAIGSGGLGDVAYREGYLRSHSDVALITVIALLVLVQVLQMLGDRLVAYYSRR; from the coding sequence ATGAACCCGATCGTTGCCGCCGCTGGCGGTTTCTTCCGCAATCTCGATGCCGCCAAGTGGGGCGATATCGGCCAGGCCACCCTGGATACCCTGTTGATGCTCGCCGGCGCGCTGCCGCTGACCTTGCTGATCGGCCTGCCGCTGGGCGTCGCGCTGTTCCTGTGCGGTGCGCCGCAGCTGCGCCGCCGCCCGCTGCTGTACGGGGCGCTTGCGGCGTTGATCAACCTGCTGCGCTCGGTGCCCTTCATCATTCTGATGATCGCCATGATTCCGCTCACGCTGATGCTGATGGGCACCTCGCTCGGCGTGCGCGGCGCAATCCTGCCGCTGGTGGTCGGCGCCGCACCGTTCTATGCGCGCCTGGTGGAAACCGCGCTGCGCGAGGTCGATCGCGGGATCATCGAAGCCACCCAGGCGATGGGCGCCAGCACCCGCCAGCTGGTGCTGCGCGTGCTGTTGCCCGAAGCGCGCCCCGGTCTGATCGCCGGCGCCACCGTGACCACCATCGCGCTGATCGGCTTCACCGCGATGGGCGGTGCGATCGGCTCCGGCGGCCTGGGCGATGTGGCCTACCGCGAAGGCTATCTGCGCTCGCATTCGGACGTGGCGCTGATCACCGTGATCGCCTTGCTGGTGCTGGTGCAGGTGCTGCAGATGCTGGGCGACCGCCTGGTGGCGTACTACAGCCGGCGGTGA